The sequence TCGATCTCGCGCTTTCGGCGATCTATGCCTATTGGCCGATTGTCATCGGCATCGCGACGGTTTGGGTGCTGATCGGCTATTTCTTCAACGATGCGATCATTCACAGTGCGACGGGCGCGCAATCGGTGACCCGCCAGGAACAGCCGGAGCTTTACAACCTCGTCGAGAACCTCTGCATCAGCCGCGGCATGAAGGTGCCGAAGCTCTACATCATCGATACCGACGCAATGAACGCATACGCCAGCGGCATCGACGACCGCTCCTATGCGATCACGGTGACAAGCGGCATTCTGAAGGTGCTGAACAAGGACGAGCTCGAAGCCGTGCTCGCGCACGAGCTCACGCACATCATGGAGCGCGACACGCGCGTGCTCATCGTGACCATCGTGTTCGTGGGCATGATCTCGTTCCTGACACAGGGCCTGTGGCGGTTCATCCAGATCCAGTCTTTCTCGCGCCGCCGCGGGCGCGACGGCAACGGCGTGATAATATTTCTGCTGATCGCCGCCGTGGCGTCGTTCCTCGGCTATCTGCTGGCGCTGGTGCTGCGCTTCGCGATCTCGCGGCGGCGCGAATATCAGGCCGACGCCGGTTCCGTCGACCTGACCAAAAACCCCGACGCGTTGATTTCGGCGCTGATGAAAATCTCCCAGAACCCCGACGTGCCGCATGTGTCGAGCGAAGTCCGCCAAATGTTCATCGAAGCCCCACCCTCAAGCTTCGCCCTGGCCCAACTCTTCGACACGCATCCGCCCATCGCCAAGCGCATCGCAGTGCTGGAGCAACTCGG comes from Pirellulales bacterium and encodes:
- a CDS encoding M48 family metallopeptidase; translation: MALLGLTTYRQNNNIKSMVLLAMFPVLLLSLLGFIFFFVGEFSNTRYAFYDFNLEPVLGTGDPLDLALSAIYAYWPIVIGIATVWVLIGYFFNDAIIHSATGAQSVTRQEQPELYNLVENLCISRGMKVPKLYIIDTDAMNAYASGIDDRSYAITVTSGILKVLNKDELEAVLAHELTHIMERDTRVLIVTIVFVGMISFLTQGLWRFIQIQSFSRRRGRDGNGVIIFLLIAAVASFLGYLLALVLRFAISRRREYQADAGSVDLTKNPDALISALMKISQNPDVPHVSSEVRQMFIEAPPSSFALAQLFDTHPPIAKRIAVLEQLGGHAPDKLTTPSSAPAIDAPASNVPHQHGPWG